The stretch of DNA GGTGTTCGGCTTGAAGGCGATCCCCCAGACCGCGATGTTCTTCCCTCCCAGGTCCCCGTCGAAAAACTGCGCGATCTTCCCGAAGAACCGCTTGCGCATGCTCTGGTTGATGTCCTCGACCGCCTGCAGGACGGTCAACGGGTACCCCGCGTCTTCCGCGGTCTTGAGCAGCGCCTTGACGTCCTTCGGGAGGCACGAGCCGCCGTATCCCAGGCCGGGGAAGAGGAACTTCCTGCCGATGCGCGAGTCGGACCCGATCCCCTCGCGGATCTTGTCGATGTCCGCCCCGACGGCGTCGCAGAAGTTGGCCAGGTCGTTCATGTAGGAGATCTTCAGGGCGAGGAACGCGTTCGCGGCGTACTTCGTGACCTCGGCGCTGCGCTCGTCCATCACGAATACGGAGCTGCCCGGCTGGAGGAACGGCTCGTACAGGTCCTTCATGACCAGGATCGCCCGCTCGCTGCTCGATCCGATCACCACGCGCTCCGGCCGCAGGAAATCCTCGACGGCGAATCCCTCGCGGAGAAACTCCGGGTTGGCCACCACGTCGAACTCGATTCCGTCCCCGGCATGTTCCCGGATCGCGTCCCGTACCTTCTCGCTCGTACCGACGGGCACGGTGGACTTGTCGACGATCACCTTGTAGTCCGGCTTGCGCTGGCGGGAGAAGATCTTCCCCAGCTCCCCGGCCACCTTCAGGACGTACTTGAGGTCGGCCGATCCGTCCTCGCCGGGCGGCGTGGGAAGGCACAGGAAGATCACGTCCGCCCTCGCGGCCTTTTCGAGGTCCCCGTTGAAGGAGATGCGCCCCTTCTTATGGTTTCTCGCGTAGATCTCCTCGAGGCCCGGCTCGTAGATGGTCACCTCTCCGCGCGACAGCTTTTCGACGATCGCGGGGTTCGAATCGATGCACAGCACCTCGTTCCCCCGTTCCGCGAGGCAGACGCCGGTGACCAGTCCCACGTATCCCGTCCCGACTATCGCCACGTCCATCCGGTTACCCCCATGAATTCCAATATCTTATACGCCAACATTCATCGGTTAAGAGTATCTCAAACTTTAGAAGGCAGGAAGTCCGAAGGTGGAATCCGCCGGCTCCGCGGTATACTTCGGGAAATGCCGCCCGCCGCCCACAACACCCGCACCCTCCCTGCCGCGAAGACCTCCTTTTTCCTCCTGCTGGCGGTCATGGGCGCCGCGCTCCTGCCGGTGACGGCCCTCGCGTTGGGGGGTCCCTGGCCGATCGCCGTTTCGGTGGAAGGGGAAGTTCGGCATCCCGGCGCATACACCCTGCCCCCCGACGCGACGCTCTCCGCGCTGATCGCCGCCGCGGGCGGGTACACCGACAACGCGGAGCTGCGCGGCGCATCCCTGGTCCGTGCCTCCGCCCGCATCGCCCAGGAAGCGGAGCTGCGCGGCATGGCGGGGCGCGTCACGCCGGGAGCCGGCGCCCCGGAAGCCGCCGCGGAGGCGGCGCGTCCCGTCGCCGCATACCTCTCGGGATTGCGGGCTTCGGGGAGGATCCCGGTCCGACTGTCCCACCCGCGCCTGTTGAAGAACAGCCCCGATGACCTGCGGCTGGAAGAGGGCGACGCGCTGCGAATCCCGGCGAAGCGCGACTCGGTCGCGGTCGAAGGGGCCGTGCGGACCGCCGTCGGCGACGCGCCCCACGTACCCGGCCTCCCGCTGAAGGGATACATCGCGCGCGCCGGAGGTTACGCGGAGGATGCGGACAGGGAACATGTCTACCTGCTGCGGGCGGACGGGTCGACGGCGCTCCTCACCCCGGGCATCGTCTCCTGGAACCCGGCGGCCTCGCGCTGGGAGGTGACGGCGCTGGTCTCCGGGGCGCCGGCCATCGGCCCGGGCGATACCATCGTCGTTCCCCGGCGGCTGCCCCGGGCCCTCCCGCGGAAAATCGTCCGGAGGGTCCCCACGATCCTGATGCGCGCCGCCGAGATTTCCGGTGCGCCCGCGCTCCTTCCCGCACAGCCATGACCCGCCCGTCCGCTTCGCCCCGAGCGCTCCGCCGATGGCCATGGAGGGCCCATCCGCGATGCACATGGATGGGCAAGTGCCGCGGAGGCCATGGATGGCCGGGAGCGGCCGGAGGGCATGGAGGCCCGGGAGCGGCCGACCGCTTCCGCCATCGCGTGATCCGGTCGCTCGCCGCCGCGCTGGCCGCATTCCTGCTCTCGGCGGGGACCGCCGCCCCGCCGCCCGCAACCGCAGGGGACGAGCCGTTCACCGGGCCCGCCAACTACGGCCTGACCGGCCTTCTCGAGATCCCCACCGCCCGCGTGATGCCGGAGAACCGGTACCGCGTCGGAAGCTCGTACGTTTACCCGTACTGGTATTTCTTCGGAGCGATCGGTGCGTTCGACCGCTTCGAGCTGAACGGCCGGGTTACGCAGGTGATCGGGGTGCCGGGCTTCGACAACCCCTTCGGCGCCGGGTACGGGGATTTCAAGGACAAGACCATCGACGCGAAGCTCCAGATCGTCAAGGAAGGGAAATACGCCCCTGCCGTCGCGCTGGTGATCTCCGACCCGCACGGCACCCGCCTGTATTCCGCGCAATCGATCGTCGCCAGCAAGCAGATCTTCCCGTTCGACTTCACCGTCGGGCTGGGGAACGGCAGGCTCGGGGAACGACAGCTCGACGAGAAAATGGACGGCTTCAAGATCGAGATGTTCTCGCGACCCAAGGAATGGTGGCGGGACGCGCAGCTCTTCGGCGGCGTCCAGTTCGCGCCGACCGAGTGGCTGGCCGTGATGGTAGAGTACAGCCCCATTCATTACGAGCGCCAGGTCCGCGACCCGGCCCAGCCGAGGCATTTCCGCGAGCCGGTCCGCTCGAAGGTCAACGCCGGCGTGCGGCTCAAGCCGTTCCGGTGGGCCGAGCTGGGCGCAAGCTGGCAGCGCGGCGAGGAAGTCGCCTTGAGCGCCTCGTTCTCCTTCGACATCGGACGGCCGCTCATTCCCATCCACGACCCGCCGTACAGGGAGCCCGAGGCGTTGCGGGAACACCCGCTCGCCGGCCGGATCACTGCGGCGCTCCTTTCGACCGGCTTCCGGGACATCGCGGTGGACGGAGACGACTTCTCCCTGCGCATCGACGCGGAGAACACCCGATACTTCTTCACCCCCAACGCGGTGGAAGCGCTCCTCGACGCCGTCGCGCCGATGGTCCCGCGGAAGTACGAGTACGTCCGCGTGCGGATCAAGGAGAACGGCATCCCCATGGTCGAGTTCATCGCCACGGCCGCAGCGCTCGAGGAGCTTCGCGAAGGGCGCATCTCCCGGAGCCGGTTCTTCGAGCTCTCCGCCTTCCGGACGGAAAGGATCGGAGCCCCGATCCGCCCCGCCGCGGGACGCCGCTTCCACGACTGGGGGATCCGGCCGAGCTTTTCGGCCTTCCTGAACGATCCGTCGCGCTTCTTCAGCTACCGCCTCGGGATCGCGGGACATCTCCTCGCCTTCCCCTGGACGGGCGGAACGGCGGTCTTCGAGCTGGAAGCGTACCCGGTGAACACCGTCAGCA from Thermodesulfobacteriota bacterium encodes:
- a CDS encoding UDP-glucose/GDP-mannose dehydrogenase family protein, producing MDVAIVGTGYVGLVTGVCLAERGNEVLCIDSNPAIVEKLSRGEVTIYEPGLEEIYARNHKKGRISFNGDLEKAARADVIFLCLPTPPGEDGSADLKYVLKVAGELGKIFSRQRKPDYKVIVDKSTVPVGTSEKVRDAIREHAGDGIEFDVVANPEFLREGFAVEDFLRPERVVIGSSSERAILVMKDLYEPFLQPGSSVFVMDERSAEVTKYAANAFLALKISYMNDLANFCDAVGADIDKIREGIGSDSRIGRKFLFPGLGYGGSCLPKDVKALLKTAEDAGYPLTVLQAVEDINQSMRKRFFGKIAQFFDGDLGGKNIAVWGIAFKPNTDDTREAPVFYIVDELLKADASVTVFDPEAMGGARERYGDRIRYAESSYGALQGADALVIATEWNEFRKPDFGLMKNLMRQPVMFDGRNIYDPRKMRDIGFKYFSIGRKG
- a CDS encoding SLBB domain-containing protein, with amino-acid sequence MPPAAHNTRTLPAAKTSFFLLLAVMGAALLPVTALALGGPWPIAVSVEGEVRHPGAYTLPPDATLSALIAAAGGYTDNAELRGASLVRASARIAQEAELRGMAGRVTPGAGAPEAAAEAARPVAAYLSGLRASGRIPVRLSHPRLLKNSPDDLRLEEGDALRIPAKRDSVAVEGAVRTAVGDAPHVPGLPLKGYIARAGGYAEDADREHVYLLRADGSTALLTPGIVSWNPAASRWEVTALVSGAPAIGPGDTIVVPRRLPRALPRKIVRRVPTILMRAAEISGAPALLPAQP
- a CDS encoding YjbH domain-containing protein; protein product: MGKCRGGHGWPGAAGGHGGPGAADRFRHRVIRSLAAALAAFLLSAGTAAPPPATAGDEPFTGPANYGLTGLLEIPTARVMPENRYRVGSSYVYPYWYFFGAIGAFDRFELNGRVTQVIGVPGFDNPFGAGYGDFKDKTIDAKLQIVKEGKYAPAVALVISDPHGTRLYSAQSIVASKQIFPFDFTVGLGNGRLGERQLDEKMDGFKIEMFSRPKEWWRDAQLFGGVQFAPTEWLAVMVEYSPIHYERQVRDPAQPRHFREPVRSKVNAGVRLKPFRWAELGASWQRGEEVALSASFSFDIGRPLIPIHDPPYREPEALREHPLAGRITAALLSTGFRDIAVDGDDFSLRIDAENTRYFFTPNAVEALLDAVAPMVPRKYEYVRVRIKENGIPMVEFIATAAALEELREGRISRSRFFELSAFRTERIGAPIRPAAGRRFHDWGIRPSFSAFLNDPSRFFSYRLGIAGHLLAFPWTGGTAVFELEAYPVNTVSTSVEPLSIPVRSDIALYKQEGLALSRLMFEQIGKAEPGIFGRAAAGLLEVEYAGFDAEVAVPLYRGRIVAGAGGSLVRKRSPDEPLRLSGDTWFRTAFLGGRLNIPEADIWFDVKGGRFLAGDYGARFSVSKFVRGVTLTAWYSATDTSVFTDPDNRGYHDKGIAVTIPIRLFLGRDSRTAYRFSVSPWTRDAGQDIDHFRTLPDFIGRNTELSLDKDTKDLYKGKR